The following DNA comes from Ornithinimicrobium avium.
CCGCACGTAGGCCTCGCGGGGGAGCCCCCACGGGTCCGGGACGTCGAGCACACCCTGGGTCGTGTCGCCGGCGAACGCGCCGAGCCGGACGACCTTGGCGCGGTCCTGCGGCGTGCGCGCCAGCGCCAGGACGTCGTCCTCGTTGGAGCCGTCCATCACCAGGATCAGGTCTGCCTCGTCGAAGTCCTCGGCGGCGAACTGGGTGGCTACCGAGCCGAAGGAGTAGCCCCGCCCCTCGCCCTCCTCGACCGACAGCTGGTGCGGAGCCGACCCGATGTTGTAGTCGGACGTGCCCGCCGAGGACACCGTCACGCCGTCGAGGCCGGCCTCGTCCAGCTTGCGGGTGAGGACCGCCTCGGCGGCGGGGGAGCGGCAGATGTTGCCCAGGCAGACGGTCATGATGTGCATGCTCACGAGTCTGTCAGCACGACGGCGGCCCGTCGAACCTGCCCGTCCGCCCCTCGCGCGCCGGACGCTGAGAGGATGGGCGGCATGCCCGGGACAGGCACCACAGCCCGCACGACGGACGCCGACGGTCGGGACGTCTTCACCAAGACGTTGGCCGGGGCGCCGCCGCTGTTCTTCGAGCGCGAGGCGGTCGGCCTGCGGGCGCTCGCGGCGGCGGGGGCGCGGGTGCCCGAGGTGCTCGACGTCGCCGCGGACCACCTGACCCTCGCGTGGGTCGAGACCGGCCACGGCCGCACCGCGCAGACGGAGGAGAGGTTCGGCCAGGAGCTCGCCGAGCTGCACCGCTCGACAGCGCAGGAGAGCCGGGGCGCCCCCTACGGCTCCGTCGACGGCGAGGCCACCGGCTACCTCGGCGCCTGTCCGGTCGACCTGACGCCCACGGCCACCTGGCAGGAGTCCTGGGTGGAGCGGCGGGTGGTGCCGCTGGCCCGCCGGGCCGTCGACGAGGGCCAGCTGGACCGGGCGACCGCGGCGCTCGCCGAGCAGATCACCCCGGATCGGCTGGGCCCCGCCGAGCCGCCGACCCTGGTCCACGGCGACCTGTGGGGAGGCAACCGGATGGTCGACACCCGTGGCCGCAACTGGATGGTCGACCCGTGCGCGCACCTCGGCCACCGCGAGGTCGACCTGGCGATGATGCAGCTCTTCGGCGGGTTCAGCGGCCGTGTCTTCGCCGCCTACGCGGAGGTCCACCCGTTGGCCGACGGCTGGCGGGAGCGGGTCGCGGTCTACCAGACGGTGCCGCTGCTGGTCCACGCGATCCTGTTCGGCGGGGGCTACGGGGTGCAGGCCGGCGAGGCGCTCCGCGAGGCGACGCGGTGACCGCGGACCTCGGTGCGCCGCGTACGGACGGCGAGGTGACGGCATACCTGCAGCGGTTGGGGATCCCCGGCCTGGCGGACGTGCACGTCCACTTCCACCCCGACCGGCTGATGGAGAAGATCTGGGCCTACTTCGACCAGGGTGAGCGGCACTACGGGCTGGCCTGGCCGATCCACTACCGCACCGGCGTGCCGGAGCGGCTCGAGACGCTCGCACGGCTGGGGGTGCGGGACGTGCCGGCGCTGACCTACGCGCACCGGCCGGGGATGGCGGCGGGCCTCAACCAGTGGTGCCGGGAGTTCGCCGACGCCCACCCGCAGGTGCTGCGCTGCGCCACGCTCTATCCCGAGGAGGGCGTGACCGACTACGTGCGCGAGGCGGTCGAGGACGGGCTCGAGCTGGTCAAGGTGCACCTCACCGTGAGCGACATGGCGCCCGACGACGACCGGCTGGGGCCGGCGTGGGAGCTGCTCGCGCAGGCCGGCGTGCCGGTGGTGATGCACGCCGGGCACGGGCCGAGGCAGGGACGCTTCACCGGGCCGGAGGGCGTCGCGCGGCTGCTGGCCGACCACCCCGGGCTGACGCTGGTCGTCGCGCACCTGGGGATGCCGGACTACGACGCGTTCGCCGACCTGGCCGAGGCCTACGAACGGGTGCACCTGGACACGACGATGGTGGGGACGGACTACATGGAGCGGGTGGCCCCCGTGCCCCGGCACTTCCTCGGGCGGCTCGCCGAGCTGCGGCCCAAGGTCGTGCTCGGCTCGGACTTCCCGAACATCCCCTATCCGTACGCCCACCAGCTCCAGGCTCTCGACCGGTGGGGCCTGGGGCAGGAGTGGCTGCGCGACGTGCTGTGGCACAACGGGCGGCGGCTGCTCGGGCTGCCGCAGGACGCTCGCCTCTGACGGGTCGTCGTGGCGACGCAGGCGTGGCCGACCAAGGCATGGTCTAGCCATGGTCTAGCCACGGTCTAGCCAGGTCCAGCCAGCCCTGGGCATCATGCCCCCAGGACGGTCCAGGTCAACGTGCCGCAGGCCCGCACCGTCAGCCGGCGGCCGGGATCACAGCACCGTCGTAGGTCTGCTCGATGAACTGCGCCACCTCGTCCGAGGCGAGCAGCTCGGCGAGCCTGACCACGCGCGGGTCGTCCTGCTCGCCGGTGCGGACGACGAGCAGGTTGGCGTAGGGGTTGCCCTCGGGCGACTCCGCCGCCAGCGCGTCCTCCGCCGGCGACAGGTCGGCCTGGATCGCGTAGTTGCCGTTGATGACGGCGGCGTCCACGTCGGCCAGGCTGCGCGGCAGCTGGGCGGCCTCGATCTCGACGAGCTCCAGGTCCTTGGGGTTGTCCTTCACGTCCAGCACGGTCGGAGACGCCTGGCCGGTGTCGGCCAGCGTGACCAGGCCCTGGTCGGCGAGCAGCTGCAGCGCGCGGGCGCCGTTGCTCGGGTCGTTGGGGATCGCGACCTGCCCGCCCTGGGGGATCTGCTGCACCGAGCCGACCCGCTCGGAGTAGATGCCGAGCGGTTCCAGGTGCACCGGCGTCACGGCCGTGAAGTCGTAGCCGGCGGCGGCCTCCTGCTCGGCCAGGTACGGCTCGTGCTGGAAGTAGTTGGCGTCCAGCGAGCCGTCGTCGAGCGCCGCGTTGGGCTGGACGTAGTCGGTGAACTCGACCAGCTCCAGGTCGATCCCGGCGTCGGCGGCGAGCTCGTCGTCGACGAACGCCAGGATCTCGGCGTGCGGGACGGGGGAGACGCCGACCTTCAGCGGCGTGGCCAGGTCGGCCGTCTCCTCCCCGGTGCCGGCGCCCGCGTCGGTGCCGCACGCGGACAGCGCCAGCGCGCCGGCGGCCAGGAGGGTGGTGAGAGGGAGTGCGGTGCGCATCGTTCGTGGTTCCTTCGGTGTCTTCTGCGTGAGGTATGGGGTGTGCCCGCGCGGGTGGGTCGCGCCGGCCGGGTGTGCCGGGTCGGGGTGCGGCCGCCGTCAGAACGCGGCGACGACCGCGCCCTGGTAGGTCTCGTCGATGAACGCCCGGACCTCCTCGGAGGTCAGCAGCTCCAGGAGCGTGCGCACGTCGGGGTCGTCCTCGTCGCCGGCGCGCACGACGAGCTGGTTGGCGTAGGTCGTGTTACTGGTGTCCTCGGTGACCAGCGCGTCCTCGGCGGGCCTGAGCTCGGCCTCCAGCGCGTAGTTGCCGGGGACCGCGGCCACGTCGACGTCCGTGAGGCTGCGGGGCAGCTGGGCGGCCTCGACCTCGGTGAACTTCAGGTCCTTGGGGTTGTCGGTGACGTCGAGCAGGGTGGGCACCGCGGCGTCGGGATCGGCGAGCGTGATGACCCCCTCGGCCGCGAGCAGCTTGAGCCCGCGAGAGCCGTTGACCGGGTCGTTGGGCAGGGCGATCTCCGCGCCCTGCGGCAGGTCGGCCAGGTCGGTCACGGTGTCGGAGTAGAGCCCCATCGGCTGGAAGCTGATCGTGCCCAGGCCGGTGAAGTCGTAGCCGGCGGCCTTCTCCTGGTCGGCCAGGTAGACGCCGTGCTGGTAGTAGTTGGCGTCGACCTCGCCCTGGTCGAGGGCGGCGTTGGGCTGGACGTAGTCGGTGAACTCGACGATCTCGATCTCCAGCCCGGCGGAGGGAGCGAGCTCCTGGGCGACGTAGCCCAGGATGTCGGCGTGCGGCACGGGCGTGACGGCGACCTTGATCCTGCCGTCGCCGGCGGCCGAGGTGTCCCCGGCGCCCGCACCGTCTCCGCAGGCGGTGAGGACGAGGGCGGCGACCAGGCCGGCGGCGGGCAGCGCCAGGCGAGCGGTCAGGGGGCGGGCGGGACGGTTCTGGGCACGACGGGACACGGGTCCTCCTGGGAAGGGGTTGTTCGGGATGTGGGTGTGGAGACGGTGGCTGGCGCGGGCGCCGGGCGGTCAGCGGTGTGCCAGGCGGCGGGCGAGGCGGTCGCCGGCCGACTGGAGCACCTGGACCATGACGAGGAGCACGACGACGCAGGCCAGGGTGACCGCGGTGTCGAAGCGTTGGTAGCCGTAGCGGATCGCGAAGTCGCCCAGCCCGCCGCCGCCGATGGCGCCGGCCATCGCCGAGTAGGAGATGAGCGCGATGAGGGTGACGGTCCCGGCGGCGATCAGGCCGGGCCGGGCCTCGGGCAGCAGCACGGACCGGACGACCTGGCCGGTGCTCGCGCCCATGGCGCGGGCGGCCTCGACCTTGCCGGGGGCCACCTCGCGCAGCGCCGCCTCGACCAGCCGGGCGAAGAACGGCACGGCCGCGATGGTGAGCGGCACGATCGTGGCGGTCGAGCCGATCGTGGTGCCGGTGAAGAGCCGGGTGACCGGCGCGACGAGCACGAGCAGCACGATGAAGGGCACCGAGCGGCCGGCGTTGACGATGCCGCCGACGACGGTGCTGACCGCGCGCCGGGGGAGCAGCCCGTCCGGGGCGGTGAGCAGCAGCAGCACGCCCAGCGGCACGCCGAGCAGCACGGACAGACCCATCGACACCGAGACCATGTAGGAGGTCTCGACGGTGGACTGCCACAGGGCAGGGCCGATGCGGTCCCAGTCGATCATCACGCCACCGCCCCGGCGAGCAGGCGGTCGGCGCCGTCGCCCCCGGTGGCGCCGGACTGGGCCAGGTAGTCGAGAGCGGCCCGCACGTCCCGCGGCGCGCCGTCGAGGCGGAGCTGGAGCCGGCCGAAGCGCTGGTCGCCGAGGGTCTCGACCGAGCCGGCGACCACGGCGACCTGCACGGCATACCTGCGGATGAGCTCGGTGAGCACCGCGTCGTGGCCGTCGCCGGAGACGGTGAGCTCGACCACCCCGTCGCCGGTGGGGGGCGCG
Coding sequences within:
- a CDS encoding amidohydrolase family protein, which translates into the protein MTADLGAPRTDGEVTAYLQRLGIPGLADVHVHFHPDRLMEKIWAYFDQGERHYGLAWPIHYRTGVPERLETLARLGVRDVPALTYAHRPGMAAGLNQWCREFADAHPQVLRCATLYPEEGVTDYVREAVEDGLELVKVHLTVSDMAPDDDRLGPAWELLAQAGVPVVMHAGHGPRQGRFTGPEGVARLLADHPGLTLVVAHLGMPDYDAFADLAEAYERVHLDTTMVGTDYMERVAPVPRHFLGRLAELRPKVVLGSDFPNIPYPYAHQLQALDRWGLGQEWLRDVLWHNGRRLLGLPQDARL
- a CDS encoding MetQ/NlpA family ABC transporter substrate-binding protein, whose product is MRTALPLTTLLAAGALALSACGTDAGAGTGEETADLATPLKVGVSPVPHAEILAFVDDELAADAGIDLELVEFTDYVQPNAALDDGSLDANYFQHEPYLAEQEAAAGYDFTAVTPVHLEPLGIYSERVGSVQQIPQGGQVAIPNDPSNGARALQLLADQGLVTLADTGQASPTVLDVKDNPKDLELVEIEAAQLPRSLADVDAAVINGNYAIQADLSPAEDALAAESPEGNPYANLLVVRTGEQDDPRVVRLAELLASDEVAQFIEQTYDGAVIPAAG
- a CDS encoding fructosamine kinase family protein — protein: MPGTGTTARTTDADGRDVFTKTLAGAPPLFFEREAVGLRALAAAGARVPEVLDVAADHLTLAWVETGHGRTAQTEERFGQELAELHRSTAQESRGAPYGSVDGEATGYLGACPVDLTPTATWQESWVERRVVPLARRAVDEGQLDRATAALAEQITPDRLGPAEPPTLVHGDLWGGNRMVDTRGRNWMVDPCAHLGHREVDLAMMQLFGGFSGRVFAAYAEVHPLADGWRERVAVYQTVPLLVHAILFGGGYGVQAGEALREATR
- a CDS encoding MetQ/NlpA family ABC transporter substrate-binding protein, yielding MSRRAQNRPARPLTARLALPAAGLVAALVLTACGDGAGAGDTSAAGDGRIKVAVTPVPHADILGYVAQELAPSAGLEIEIVEFTDYVQPNAALDQGEVDANYYQHGVYLADQEKAAGYDFTGLGTISFQPMGLYSDTVTDLADLPQGAEIALPNDPVNGSRGLKLLAAEGVITLADPDAAVPTLLDVTDNPKDLKFTEVEAAQLPRSLTDVDVAAVPGNYALEAELRPAEDALVTEDTSNTTYANQLVVRAGDEDDPDVRTLLELLTSEEVRAFIDETYQGAVVAAF
- a CDS encoding low molecular weight protein-tyrosine-phosphatase — translated: MHIMTVCLGNICRSPAAEAVLTRKLDEAGLDGVTVSSAGTSDYNIGSAPHQLSVEEGEGRGYSFGSVATQFAAEDFDEADLILVMDGSNEDDVLALARTPQDRAKVVRLGAFAGDTTQGVLDVPDPWGLPREAYVRMYDQVEDAVGGLVRAIQDGSVKDVVAAQHARR
- a CDS encoding methionine ABC transporter permease encodes the protein MIDWDRIGPALWQSTVETSYMVSVSMGLSVLLGVPLGVLLLLTAPDGLLPRRAVSTVVGGIVNAGRSVPFIVLLVLVAPVTRLFTGTTIGSTATIVPLTIAAVPFFARLVEAALREVAPGKVEAARAMGASTGQVVRSVLLPEARPGLIAAGTVTLIALISYSAMAGAIGGGGLGDFAIRYGYQRFDTAVTLACVVVLLVMVQVLQSAGDRLARRLAHR